From Gemmatimonas sp., one genomic window encodes:
- a CDS encoding pyridoxal phosphate-dependent aminotransferase — protein sequence MPLSFQPSPNIARLKESATLAVAAKARALKAQGIPVIDLGAGEPDFDTPAFIRQAATRAIEAGATRYTNTEGILPLREAIAADANRIQVQQQPVTPGEVVVSNGSKQSLYNAVMCCFGPGDEVLIPIPSWTSYFEMVELARAVSVPVLGDPANSLKVTAAMLDAAATPRTKGVMLNSPTNPTGAVYSRDELADILTLARDRGWWVIADEIYRRIAYEGDAVSALEIAPARDNLIIVNGVAKAYAMTGWRIGWTIAPAPLSKAMSAFQGHTTSNAAAVSQHAALAALAEREQADAAVHEMVRAFRQRRDAVLRALGAFPGVQYVHPAGAFYLYLNVDGFRGAADPGAAFAAAVLEEQQVAIVPGSAFGTPNWIRASYATTEAVAVEGVTRIATCLTT from the coding sequence ATGCCGCTGTCCTTTCAGCCGTCCCCGAACATCGCCCGACTGAAGGAGTCCGCCACCCTCGCCGTTGCCGCCAAGGCGCGCGCCCTCAAGGCGCAGGGCATTCCCGTCATCGATCTCGGAGCGGGGGAGCCGGACTTCGACACGCCGGCGTTCATTCGGCAGGCGGCCACGCGCGCGATCGAGGCGGGGGCCACGCGGTACACCAACACCGAAGGGATCCTACCGCTCCGCGAAGCCATTGCGGCCGACGCCAATCGCATCCAGGTGCAGCAGCAGCCGGTGACGCCCGGCGAGGTCGTCGTCTCCAACGGCTCCAAGCAGTCGCTCTACAACGCCGTGATGTGCTGCTTCGGCCCCGGTGACGAAGTCCTCATCCCCATTCCGTCGTGGACGAGCTACTTCGAAATGGTCGAACTGGCGCGTGCCGTGTCCGTTCCCGTGCTCGGCGATCCGGCCAACTCGCTCAAGGTGACGGCCGCGATGCTCGATGCGGCAGCCACCCCGCGCACGAAGGGGGTGATGCTCAATTCGCCCACCAATCCCACGGGGGCCGTGTACTCGCGCGACGAACTGGCCGACATCCTTACGTTGGCGCGCGATCGTGGGTGGTGGGTCATTGCCGACGAGATCTACCGGCGCATTGCGTACGAAGGGGACGCCGTCTCGGCACTGGAGATCGCGCCGGCGCGCGACAACCTCATCATCGTGAATGGCGTGGCCAAAGCCTACGCCATGACCGGCTGGCGCATTGGCTGGACCATTGCCCCCGCACCGCTCTCCAAGGCCATGAGTGCCTTTCAGGGGCACACCACCTCCAACGCCGCCGCCGTGTCGCAGCACGCCGCGCTGGCGGCGCTCGCCGAGCGGGAACAGGCCGATGCCGCAGTGCACGAGATGGTGCGCGCCTTCCGCCAGCGCCGCGACGCCGTGCTGCGCGCCTTGGGGGCATTCCCGGGAGTGCAGTACGTGCATCCCGCCGGAGCATTCTACCTGTACCTGAACGTCGACGGATTTCGCGGCGCCGCCGATCCGGGCGCCGCCTTTGCCGCCGCCGTGCTCGAGGAGCAGCAGGTGGCGATCGTGCCCGGCAGCGCGTTCGGGACCCCCAATTGGATTCGCGCCAGCTACGCCACGACCGAGGCCGTGGCGGTCGAAGGGGTGACGCGAATCGCCACCTGCCTCACTACCTGA
- a CDS encoding helix-turn-helix domain-containing protein, giving the protein MGVIATLLAHEPRLARLRSAARDRYRFVPCEDWTSLTRACERGPINVVVFDLYVDGRADFERVRQLRIRVPRAALVAYVDLTRERAKDMFDAGRCGIDVLVVAEETDTPQLLAALLDQAEARSVSSLLKPHLTGLRSVVRDAVMLSVTRAHERLTPDSLARLIAVSRRLLSKRLEGAQLPPPHQLLTWGRLIVAASMLEDGSRSADGVASALDFPSGSAFRNTCQRYLGCTPHQIRLRGGASWVMQELLVNREKRRQIADHEDDLQDSAAA; this is encoded by the coding sequence ATGGGTGTAATCGCGACGCTGCTCGCACACGAACCCCGGCTCGCACGGCTGCGCAGCGCCGCGCGCGACCGGTATCGGTTCGTGCCATGCGAAGACTGGACCTCCCTCACGCGTGCCTGTGAGCGAGGGCCCATCAATGTGGTCGTTTTCGACCTGTACGTCGACGGTCGCGCCGACTTCGAACGTGTGCGTCAATTGCGCATTCGCGTGCCGCGCGCGGCACTCGTGGCGTACGTGGACCTGACACGGGAGCGGGCGAAGGACATGTTCGACGCCGGACGCTGCGGCATCGATGTGCTCGTCGTGGCAGAAGAAACCGACACGCCGCAACTGCTGGCTGCGCTGCTCGACCAGGCCGAGGCGCGCAGCGTGTCGAGTCTGCTCAAGCCGCACCTCACCGGCCTCCGCAGCGTGGTGCGCGACGCCGTGATGCTGTCGGTGACGCGTGCCCACGAGCGGCTCACCCCCGACAGCTTGGCTCGGCTCATCGCCGTCTCCCGCCGGCTGCTCTCCAAGCGCCTCGAGGGCGCGCAACTGCCGCCGCCACACCAGCTGCTGACCTGGGGTCGGCTCATCGTGGCGGCCAGCATGCTCGAGGATGGTTCGCGCAGCGCCGACGGCGTGGCCAGTGCGCTCGACTTCCCCTCCGGTTCGGCGTTCCGCAACACCTGCCAGCGCTATCTCGGCTGCACGCCACACCAGATCCGCCTCCGAGGCGGAGCGAGCTGGGTCATGCAGGAGCTGCTGGTGAACCGCGAGAAGCGGCGGCAGATCGCGGATCATGAGGATGACCTGCAGGACTCGGCGGCAGCGTGA
- a CDS encoding Lrp/AsnC ligand binding domain-containing protein encodes MSMITTIVLVQADPRSIPACAVALTAIDGVAEVYSVSGAWDLVAIVRVPDLEQIATVVTQEFAKVPGIQRTQTLTAFRQYSKRDLEQAWDIGVE; translated from the coding sequence ATGTCGATGATTACCACGATCGTACTCGTGCAGGCTGATCCGCGCAGCATCCCCGCCTGTGCCGTGGCGCTCACGGCCATCGACGGGGTGGCGGAGGTCTACTCGGTCTCGGGAGCCTGGGATCTCGTGGCCATCGTCCGCGTGCCCGACCTCGAGCAGATCGCGACGGTGGTCACACAGGAATTCGCCAAGGTGCCGGGTATTCAGCGCACGCAAACACTCACGGCGTTCCGCCAGTACAGCAAGCGTGACCTCGAACAGGCGTGGGATATCGGCGTCGAGTAG
- a CDS encoding DbpA RNA binding domain-containing protein produces the protein MTAAMRPGVERSRQGGAAGAPVCLVITPTIEQAMAAADQARRLLADPAVRVVPVTGAVRARRVLGLAPVGVVTGTPADLLTLRRDAALGVDQLQTVVIVGLDEMLAANGADTLQALLGDTPENVSRVATLERETEASDAFLEAQLRRARRMTPLLVGDTPLAVTPRFILTAPSGRVDALRLVLDETDPPSLVIIAATDAGVADATAALARLGLVVDGLSVQVTRQPTAQHVAMAVLWEEPATFEALVESLAMRPVDAVALLLPDELPAFRRMTQSLAEAWTPAPRKAAAEDRVQQLRNALRTTLGNGHAAASELALLAPLLESHDALEIACAALRLYESARREAITVRAKAAAAGAKSTMRETPRESARAGDAPAAPAGRQRVFLAAGKRDNVRVGDIVGAIANEAGVPGEKIGQVDLFESHATVELDAPDAAKVVAALGSATLRGRRLSARIDERSGGERPERGGFGDRGPRRDFGGDRGAPRRDFGGERGPRRDFGGERGPRRDFGGERGPRRDGGGDRGPRRDFGGERPARGGDRGERGPRREFGGERGADRGPRGGAGGGFGGGFGGGRPPRAADERRSWGDRPVGERTEGRSEWTERAERMKHAKRERPARPSTDRGDEA, from the coding sequence ATGACCGCGGCCATGCGCCCCGGTGTGGAGCGCAGCCGGCAGGGCGGCGCCGCCGGTGCCCCGGTGTGCCTCGTCATCACCCCCACCATCGAACAGGCCATGGCGGCCGCCGATCAGGCACGCCGTCTGCTGGCCGATCCCGCAGTACGCGTGGTCCCGGTCACCGGGGCCGTCCGCGCCCGCCGTGTGCTTGGGCTCGCCCCCGTGGGCGTGGTCACCGGCACCCCCGCCGATCTGCTCACGCTGCGCCGCGACGCGGCGCTGGGTGTGGACCAGCTGCAGACGGTCGTCATAGTGGGCCTCGACGAAATGCTGGCGGCCAACGGTGCCGACACGTTGCAGGCCCTGCTGGGGGACACGCCGGAAAACGTGAGCCGCGTGGCCACGCTCGAACGCGAAACCGAAGCCAGCGACGCCTTCCTCGAGGCGCAGCTGCGACGCGCGCGCCGCATGACGCCGCTCCTCGTTGGCGACACGCCGCTCGCGGTCACCCCGCGGTTCATTCTCACGGCACCCTCCGGGCGGGTCGACGCCCTGCGTTTGGTGCTCGACGAAACGGACCCGCCATCGCTCGTCATCATCGCCGCCACCGACGCCGGTGTTGCCGACGCCACCGCGGCGCTGGCGCGCCTCGGTCTTGTCGTCGACGGCCTCTCGGTGCAGGTCACCCGGCAGCCCACAGCGCAGCACGTGGCGATGGCGGTGCTGTGGGAGGAACCGGCCACCTTCGAGGCGCTGGTCGAGTCGCTGGCCATGCGGCCGGTCGATGCCGTGGCCCTGCTGCTGCCCGATGAACTGCCGGCGTTCCGGCGCATGACACAGAGTCTCGCGGAAGCGTGGACGCCGGCGCCCCGCAAGGCCGCTGCCGAGGACCGTGTCCAGCAGCTGCGCAACGCCCTGCGCACCACGTTGGGCAACGGCCATGCGGCCGCGAGCGAACTCGCACTGCTCGCCCCGCTGCTCGAGTCGCACGACGCCCTCGAGATTGCCTGCGCGGCGCTGCGCCTCTACGAGAGTGCGCGACGTGAGGCCATCACCGTGCGCGCCAAGGCGGCCGCCGCCGGCGCCAAGTCGACGATGCGTGAGACGCCCCGAGAGAGCGCGCGTGCCGGCGATGCGCCGGCGGCGCCGGCTGGACGCCAGCGGGTGTTCCTTGCCGCGGGCAAGCGCGACAACGTGCGGGTGGGCGACATCGTGGGCGCCATCGCGAACGAGGCGGGGGTACCGGGGGAGAAGATCGGCCAGGTCGACCTGTTCGAGTCGCACGCCACCGTGGAGCTCGACGCCCCGGACGCCGCGAAGGTCGTGGCCGCGCTGGGGAGCGCCACGCTGCGTGGCCGTCGCCTGAGTGCGCGCATCGATGAGCGCAGCGGGGGTGAGCGTCCCGAGCGCGGTGGCTTCGGCGACCGCGGCCCGCGACGGGACTTCGGTGGTGACCGTGGCGCGCCGCGCCGCGACTTCGGTGGCGAGCGTGGGCCGCGCCGTGACTTCGGTGGCGAGCGTGGGCCGCGCCGTGACTTCGGCGGTGAGCGTGGTCCGCGTCGCGACGGCGGCGGTGATCGCGGCCCGCGCCGCGACTTCGGCGGCGAGCGCCCCGCACGCGGCGGCGATCGTGGTGAGCGTGGTCCGCGTCGCGAGTTTGGCGGCGAACGCGGGGCCGACCGTGGCCCGCGCGGCGGCGCCGGCGGTGGCTTCGGCGGTGGTTTCGGTGGTGGTCGTCCGCCCCGCGCCGCCGATGAGCGACGCAGCTGGGGGGATCGCCCCGTGGGAGAGCGCACCGAGGGCCGCAGTGAGTGGACGGAACGTGCCGAGCGCATGAAGCACGCGAAGCGCGAACGGCCGGCACGGCCGTCGACCGATCGGGGCGACGAGGCGTAA
- a CDS encoding thymidine kinase yields MSGGFQASGGWMEVIAGSMFSGKTEELLRRVRRATIARKRVQVFKSHLDDRYAGLWAVSSHDRRTFDATPVDSSSQILLRLDPMAQVIAIDEVQFLDAGIVNVVSGLADRGRRVIMAGIDTDFRGEPFGPMPQLMAMSEVVDKLHAICVLCGSPASRTQRLLAGKPAPYDSPTIMVGASDSYEARCRACHQVPRRDEAQQSLL; encoded by the coding sequence GTGAGTGGCGGCTTTCAGGCATCCGGTGGATGGATGGAGGTCATCGCCGGCTCGATGTTCAGCGGCAAGACCGAAGAGCTGCTGCGTCGGGTCCGGCGCGCCACGATTGCCCGCAAGCGCGTCCAGGTGTTCAAGTCGCACCTGGACGACCGCTACGCCGGGCTGTGGGCCGTATCGAGTCACGACCGGCGCACCTTCGATGCCACGCCGGTCGATTCCTCGTCGCAGATCCTGCTCCGTCTCGATCCCATGGCGCAGGTGATCGCGATCGACGAGGTGCAATTCCTCGACGCGGGCATCGTGAACGTGGTGTCGGGGCTGGCAGATCGCGGACGCCGGGTCATCATGGCGGGCATCGATACCGACTTTCGCGGTGAACCGTTCGGCCCCATGCCCCAGCTCATGGCCATGTCCGAAGTGGTGGACAAGCTGCATGCCATCTGCGTGCTGTGCGGGTCGCCGGCCAGCCGCACCCAACGACTGCTGGCCGGAAAACCGGCGCCGTACGATTCGCCGACCATCATGGTGGGTGCCTCGGATTCCTACGAGGCCCGCTGCCGGGCGTGCCATCAGGTACCGCGGCGCGACGAGGCGCAGCAGTCCCTGCTGTAG